The Prunus persica cultivar Lovell chromosome G7, Prunus_persica_NCBIv2, whole genome shotgun sequence genome has a segment encoding these proteins:
- the LOC18771343 gene encoding uncharacterized protein LOC18771343, producing the protein MAQTKVTPRAVTISARAAAIAIAWALFINLLMTSEVASAERPLKDEKPTKFIEQDIHEAFFVKVVNFLWQAGGSSYQPVWPEMKFGWKIVVGSIVGFFGAALGSVGGVGGGGIFVPMLALIIGFDPKSSTAISKCMIMGAAGSTVYFNLRLRHPTLDMPLIDYDLALLFQPMLMLGISIGVAFNVMFADWMVTVLLIILFLGTAAKALMKGVDTWKKETMMKKEAEKQLESESKPGDGSGEDYKPLPGGPASLQDEQVPISHNVYWKELSMLVYVWVAFLIVQIVKTYTETCSTMFWVLNSLQVPIAVSVTLFEAICLCKGTRVIASKGKEITNWKLHQIFLYCSCGIVAGMVGGLLGLGGGFILGPLFLELGIPPQVASATSTFAMLFSSSMSVVQYYLLNRFPVPYAAYFVLVATIAAFTGQHVVRKIIAVLGRASIVIFILALTIFVSAISLGGVGIANMVEKMENQEYMGFENFCHQS; encoded by the exons ATGGCTCAAACCAAGGTCACTCCGAGGGCAGTTACAATATCAGCAAGAGCAGCAGCAATAGCAATAGCATGGGCACTCTTCATTAACCTCCTTATGACAAGTGAAGTTGCCAGTGCAGAGAGGCCTCTCAAAGATGAGAagccaacaaaatttattgagCAAGACATACATGAAGCATTTTTTGTGAAAGTGGTCAATTTTCTATGGCAGGCTGGAGGATCTTCTTATCAGCCTGTTTGGCCA GAGATGAAGTTTGGTTGGAAAATTGTAGTTGGCTCAATAGTTGGATTCTTTGGTGCAGCATTGGGTAGTGTGGGAGGTGTTGGAGGTGGAGGTATTTTTGTACCAATGCTTGCCTTGATCATTGGTTTTGATCCCAAGTCTTCCACTGCCATTTCCAAGT GTATGATAATGGGTGCTGCAGGTTCAACAGTATACTTCAATTTGAGACTTAGGCACCCAACACTGGACATGCCCCTTATAGATTATGATCTGGCTTTGCTCTTTCAGCCAATGCTCATGCTAGGCATCAGCATAGGAGTTGCCTTCAACGTCATGTTCGCCGACTGGATGGTCACAGTTCTACTTATCATTCTCTTCTTAG GTACAGCAGCAAAAGCTTTAATGAAAGGCGTAGATACATGGAAGAAAGAGACAATGATGAAGAAG GAAGCAGAAAAGCAGTTGGAATCGGAGTCCAAACCTGGCG ATGGTTCTGGAGAAGACTACAAACCACTACCTGGTGGTCCTGCTTCATTGCAAGATGAGCAG GTGCCTATATCACACAACGTTTACTGGAAGGAGTTATCGATGCTTGTGTATGTCTGGGTGGCTTTTCTTATTGTTCAGATTGTTAAG ACATATACTGAAACTTGCTCCACCATGTTCTGGGTCCTGAACTCTTTGCAG GTACCAATTGCAGTCTCCGTTACGCTCTTTGAAGCCATATGCTTATGCAAAGGCACCAGGGTGATTGCATCCAAAGGAAAGGAAATCACAAACTGGAAGTtgcatcagatttttctttaCTGCAGCTGTGGGATAGTAGCTGGTATGGTGGGTGGCCTACTTGGGCTGGGAGGCGGTTTCATCTTGGGACCCCTTTTTCTTGAATTGGGAATTCCTCCTCAG GTAGCAAGTGCTACATCCACATTTGCAATGCTATTCTCATCCTCCATGTCAGTTGTACAGTATTACCTTCTCAACCGTTTCCCAGTCCCCTATG ctgcttattttgttttagttgCAACAATTGCTGCATTTACTGGTCAGCATGTAGTGAGAAAGATAATTGCAGTTCTTGGGAGGGCATCCATTGTCATCTTCATACTAGCTTTGACCATCTTTGTGAGCGCAATCAGCTTAG GTGGGGTGGGGATAGCAAACATGGTTGAGAAGATGGAGAATCAAGAGTACATGGGATTTGAAAATTTCTGTCACCAGTCCTAA